A single Clavibacter nebraskensis NCPPB 2581 DNA region contains:
- the argC gene encoding N-acetyl-gamma-glutamyl-phosphate reductase produces MSFSVAVAGASGYAGGELLRLLADHPRLEVQTLTAFQNAGERLRHVHPHLTSYADRTFVETTAEQLAGHDVVFLALPHGKSGAITAELDDQTLVVDCGADHRLVDEAAWDAFYGGDFAGAWPYGLPELLHAEEGGTQRTRLSGVKRIAVPGCNVTAITLGLQPGIRAGVIEPEDIVAVLAVGPSGAGRALKTNLLASEILGSASAYAVGGTHRHTPEIRQNLETAGGGHVSVSFTPVLVPMARGILATATARLAPGFSTHDVRAAWELAYADEPFVHLLPEGTFPNVSDVTGSNTALVGLAVDEAAGRVVTVTAIDNLVKGTAGAAIQSANIALGLPEHLGLPVNGVAP; encoded by the coding sequence ATGTCATTCTCAGTCGCCGTCGCGGGCGCGAGCGGCTACGCGGGCGGGGAGCTCCTCCGCCTGCTCGCCGACCACCCGCGCCTCGAGGTCCAGACGCTCACCGCCTTCCAGAACGCGGGCGAGCGTCTGCGTCACGTGCACCCGCACCTCACCTCGTACGCCGACCGCACCTTCGTCGAGACGACCGCCGAGCAGCTGGCCGGCCACGACGTGGTCTTCCTCGCGCTGCCGCACGGCAAGTCGGGCGCCATCACGGCCGAGCTCGACGACCAGACCCTCGTGGTCGACTGCGGCGCCGACCACCGCCTCGTCGACGAGGCCGCGTGGGACGCGTTCTACGGCGGCGACTTCGCGGGCGCGTGGCCGTACGGCCTGCCCGAGCTGCTGCACGCGGAGGAGGGCGGCACCCAGCGCACGCGCCTGTCGGGCGTGAAGCGCATCGCCGTGCCCGGCTGCAACGTCACGGCCATCACGCTCGGGCTCCAGCCCGGCATCCGCGCGGGCGTCATCGAGCCGGAGGACATCGTCGCCGTGCTCGCGGTCGGCCCCTCCGGGGCGGGGCGCGCCCTCAAGACGAACCTGCTGGCGAGCGAGATCCTCGGATCCGCGAGCGCCTACGCGGTCGGGGGCACGCACCGCCACACGCCGGAGATCCGGCAGAACCTCGAGACGGCGGGCGGCGGGCACGTGAGCGTCTCGTTCACGCCCGTGCTCGTGCCGATGGCCCGCGGCATCCTCGCCACGGCCACCGCGCGCCTCGCCCCCGGCTTCTCGACGCACGACGTGCGCGCCGCGTGGGAGCTCGCCTACGCCGACGAGCCGTTCGTGCACCTGCTGCCGGAGGGGACGTTCCCGAACGTGTCCGACGTCACGGGATCCAACACCGCGCTCGTGGGCCTCGCGGTCGACGAGGCCGCGGGCCGCGTCGTCACGGTCACGGCCATCGACAACCTGGTCAAGGGCACGGCGGGCGCGGCGATCCAGTCGGCCAACATCGCGCTCGGCCTCCCGGAGCATCTCGGCCTCCCGGTGAACGGAGTCGCCCCGTGA
- the argF gene encoding ornithine carbamoyltransferase, translating to MTRHFLRDDDLSPAEQAEVLDLAVQLKRERWSERPLAGPQTVAVIFDKSSTRTRVSFAVGIADLGGVPLIISTANSQLGGKETASDTARVLERQVAAIVWRTYGQAGLEEMAAGTTVPVVNALSDDFHPCQLLADLLTIREHRGDPAGQTLTFLGDGACNMAQSYLLAGATAGMHVRIAAPAGYVPSEAVVADAERIAASTGGSVRVLTDPVEAVTGADVVVTDTWVSMGREEEKAVRLAELGAYQVTTELMEHAVDDAIFLHCLPADREYEVASEVIDGPRSVVWDEAENRLHAQKALLVWLLRRS from the coding sequence ATGACCCGCCACTTCCTGCGCGACGACGACCTGAGCCCGGCCGAGCAGGCCGAGGTCCTCGACCTGGCGGTGCAGCTGAAGCGCGAGCGCTGGTCCGAGCGCCCCCTCGCGGGTCCGCAGACGGTCGCCGTGATCTTCGACAAGTCCTCCACCCGCACGCGCGTCTCCTTCGCGGTCGGCATCGCGGACCTCGGCGGCGTCCCGCTCATCATCAGCACCGCCAACAGCCAGCTGGGCGGCAAGGAGACCGCGAGCGACACCGCGCGCGTGCTCGAGCGCCAGGTCGCGGCCATCGTCTGGCGCACCTACGGCCAGGCCGGCCTCGAGGAGATGGCCGCGGGCACGACGGTCCCCGTCGTGAACGCCCTGTCCGACGACTTCCACCCGTGCCAGCTCCTCGCCGACCTCCTCACCATCCGCGAGCACCGCGGCGACCCCGCCGGCCAGACCCTCACCTTCCTGGGCGACGGCGCCTGCAACATGGCGCAGTCCTACCTCCTCGCCGGCGCGACCGCGGGCATGCACGTCCGCATCGCGGCCCCCGCCGGCTACGTCCCGTCGGAGGCCGTCGTCGCGGACGCCGAGCGCATCGCCGCGTCCACGGGCGGATCCGTCCGCGTCCTCACCGATCCGGTCGAGGCCGTCACGGGCGCCGACGTCGTGGTCACCGACACCTGGGTGTCGATGGGCCGCGAGGAGGAGAAGGCCGTTCGCCTGGCCGAGCTCGGCGCCTACCAGGTCACGACCGAGCTCATGGAGCACGCGGTCGACGACGCGATCTTCCTGCACTGCCTTCCCGCCGACCGCGAGTACGAGGTGGCCTCCGAGGTCATCGACGGCCCGCGATCGGTGGTCTGGGACGAGGCGGAGAACCGCCTCCACGCCCAGAAGGCGCTGCTCGTCTGGCTCCTGCGCCGTTCCTGA
- the argB gene encoding acetylglutamate kinase gives MTAITQDAAERDQAQAESKAATLIESLSWLQRFHDRIVVVKFGGNAMVDEELTRTFAEDVVYLRYAGLRPVVVHGGGPQISAMLTRLGIESEFRGGYRVTTPEVLEVVRMVLTGQVSRDVVRGINAHGPLAAAVAGEDAGLFTGRRRGAVVDGVEVDLGLVGDVVAVDPTAVLAQLDAGRIPVVSSIAPDESDPQVSLNVNADAAAAALAVALGAEKLVILTDVAGLYRDWPDRGSLVSDIRADELRALLPSLESGMIPKMAACLEAVDGGVPKAAIIDGRIPHSMLLEIFTTNGIGTEVVPA, from the coding sequence GTGACCGCCATCACGCAGGACGCCGCCGAGCGCGACCAGGCGCAGGCCGAGTCGAAGGCCGCGACGCTCATCGAGTCGCTGTCGTGGCTGCAGCGCTTCCACGACCGCATCGTGGTCGTGAAGTTCGGCGGCAACGCCATGGTCGACGAGGAGCTCACGCGCACCTTCGCGGAGGACGTCGTCTACCTCCGCTACGCGGGGCTCCGACCGGTCGTCGTGCACGGCGGCGGGCCGCAGATCAGCGCGATGCTCACGCGCCTCGGCATCGAGAGCGAGTTCCGCGGGGGATACCGCGTCACCACCCCCGAGGTCCTCGAGGTCGTCCGCATGGTGCTCACCGGGCAGGTCAGCCGCGACGTCGTGCGCGGCATCAACGCGCACGGGCCCCTCGCGGCCGCCGTCGCCGGCGAGGACGCGGGGCTCTTCACCGGCCGCCGGCGCGGCGCCGTGGTCGACGGCGTCGAGGTCGACCTCGGCCTCGTGGGCGACGTCGTGGCGGTGGATCCCACGGCCGTTCTCGCGCAGCTCGACGCCGGCCGCATCCCCGTCGTCTCCTCCATCGCGCCCGACGAGTCCGACCCGCAGGTGTCGCTCAACGTGAACGCGGACGCCGCGGCCGCCGCGCTCGCCGTGGCCCTCGGCGCCGAGAAGCTCGTGATCCTCACCGACGTCGCCGGCCTCTACCGCGACTGGCCCGACCGCGGATCCCTCGTCTCCGACATCCGCGCCGACGAGCTCCGCGCCCTCCTGCCCTCGCTCGAGTCGGGCATGATCCCCAAGATGGCGGCGTGCCTCGAGGCCGTCGACGGGGGAGTGCCCAAGGCCGCGATCATCGACGGCCGCATCCCGCACTCGATGCTCCTCGAGATCTTCACCACGAACGGAATCGGAACGGAGGTCGTGCCCGCATGA
- the argH gene encoding argininosuccinate lyase has translation MTESTDPSSRASEAGALWGGRFAGGPSPELVALSRSTHFDWQLAPYDIAGSRAHARALASAGYLSDAERQAMLQALDTLEERVRSGALVASEADEDVHGALERGLMDIAGTELGGKLRAGRSRNDQIATLVRMYLRDHAAVIHAMLVRLVDALAAQAEAAGGAIMPGRTHLQHAQPVLLAHHLLAHCWPLVRDLERLADWDARADVSPYGSGALAGSTLGLDAGAVARDLGFARSSENSIDGTAARDVVAEFAFVLAQVGIDLSRLSEEIILWNTREFGFVTLSDSYSTGSSIMPQKKNPDIAELARGKSGRLIGNLSGLLATLKGLPLAYNRDLQEDKEPVFDSVQTLEVLLPAFTGMIATLRFDTERMAELAPQGFSLATDVAEWLVKHRVAFRDAHEITGELVKAAESRGVGLEDLSDDELRAVSPHLVPQVREVLSIEGSVSSRDGVGGTARIRVDEQRAELVRRVAELRARADAAAERRAAASGEVSA, from the coding sequence ATGACCGAGAGCACGGATCCGTCCTCCCGAGCGAGCGAGGCGGGCGCCCTCTGGGGCGGCCGCTTCGCCGGCGGCCCGTCGCCGGAGCTCGTGGCGCTCAGCCGCTCGACGCACTTCGACTGGCAGCTGGCGCCGTACGACATCGCCGGATCCCGGGCGCACGCCCGTGCCCTCGCGTCCGCGGGCTACCTGTCCGACGCCGAGCGGCAGGCCATGCTGCAGGCGCTCGACACCCTGGAGGAGCGCGTGCGCTCGGGCGCGCTCGTCGCGTCCGAGGCCGACGAGGACGTGCACGGCGCGCTCGAGCGCGGGCTCATGGACATCGCGGGCACCGAGCTCGGCGGCAAGCTCCGAGCGGGCCGCAGCCGCAACGACCAGATCGCCACGCTCGTCCGCATGTACCTGCGCGACCACGCGGCCGTCATCCACGCGATGCTCGTGCGGCTCGTCGACGCCCTGGCCGCGCAGGCCGAGGCGGCGGGCGGCGCGATCATGCCGGGCCGCACGCACCTGCAGCACGCGCAGCCGGTCCTCCTCGCGCACCACCTGCTCGCGCACTGCTGGCCGCTGGTTCGCGACCTCGAGCGCCTCGCCGACTGGGACGCGCGCGCGGACGTCTCGCCCTACGGATCCGGCGCGCTCGCGGGATCGACCCTCGGCCTCGACGCCGGCGCGGTCGCCCGCGACCTGGGCTTCGCGCGCAGCTCCGAGAACTCCATCGACGGGACGGCGGCGCGCGACGTCGTGGCCGAGTTCGCGTTCGTGCTCGCGCAGGTCGGCATCGACCTGTCGCGCCTGAGCGAGGAGATCATCCTCTGGAACACGCGCGAGTTCGGCTTCGTCACCCTGAGCGACTCGTACTCGACCGGGTCGTCGATCATGCCGCAGAAGAAGAACCCCGACATCGCCGAGCTCGCGCGCGGCAAGTCCGGGCGCCTCATCGGCAACCTGTCCGGCCTGCTCGCGACCCTCAAGGGGCTCCCGCTCGCGTACAACCGCGACCTCCAGGAGGACAAGGAGCCGGTCTTCGACTCCGTGCAGACGCTGGAGGTCCTCCTGCCGGCGTTCACCGGCATGATCGCGACCCTCCGCTTCGACACCGAGCGCATGGCCGAGCTCGCGCCGCAGGGCTTCTCGCTCGCGACCGACGTGGCCGAGTGGCTCGTCAAGCACCGCGTGGCCTTCCGCGACGCGCACGAGATCACAGGCGAGCTCGTGAAGGCCGCCGAGTCCCGGGGCGTCGGCCTCGAGGATCTCAGCGACGACGAGCTGCGCGCCGTCTCGCCGCACCTGGTGCCGCAGGTCCGCGAGGTCCTGAGCATCGAGGGATCCGTGTCCAGCCGCGACGGCGTGGGCGGCACCGCCCGCATCCGGGTCGACGAGCAGCGCGCCGAGCTGGTGCGCCGGGTGGCCGAGCTGCGGGCGCGAGCCGATGCCGCGGCCGAGCGCCGGGCGGCGGCTTCCGGCGAGGTGTCCGCGTGA
- a CDS encoding argininosuccinate synthase, which yields MAERVVLAYSGGLDTSVGIGWLKDATGKEVVALAVDVGQGGEDMEVIRQRALDCGAVEAVVVDAKDEFADDYIVPALKANALYQKRYPLVSGLSRPLIAKHLARVAHELGANSVAHGCTGKGNDQVRFEAAVAALAPDLTSIAPVRDLALTRDKAIVYANEHDLPIEQSKKSPYSIDKNVWGRAVETGFLEDPWNGPIEDLYEYTQDPDVLRDPTEVTITFEAGVPVAIDGVRYSPLRIVQELNAAAGAHGIGRIDVVEDRLVGIKSREVYEAPAAMTLIEAHEELEALTIERDLGRYKRGVEKDWANLVYDGLWFSGLKRSLDAFIEDSQRHVSGDIRMTLRGGRAVVTGRRSDSSLYDFDLATYDTGDTFDQSLSKGFIELWSLPSKISARRDLAVEQAALAADDAAPAAE from the coding sequence ATGGCCGAACGCGTGGTACTGGCATATTCCGGCGGACTCGACACCTCGGTCGGCATCGGCTGGCTCAAGGACGCGACCGGCAAGGAGGTCGTGGCCCTCGCCGTCGACGTCGGCCAGGGCGGCGAGGACATGGAGGTCATCCGGCAGCGCGCGCTCGACTGCGGCGCGGTCGAGGCCGTCGTGGTGGACGCCAAGGACGAGTTCGCGGACGACTACATCGTCCCCGCGCTCAAGGCCAACGCCCTCTACCAGAAGCGCTACCCGCTGGTCTCGGGCCTCAGCCGCCCGCTGATCGCCAAGCACCTCGCGCGCGTCGCCCACGAGCTCGGCGCGAACAGCGTCGCGCACGGCTGCACCGGCAAGGGCAACGACCAGGTGCGCTTCGAGGCCGCGGTCGCCGCTCTCGCGCCCGACCTCACGTCCATCGCGCCCGTCCGCGACCTCGCGCTCACGCGCGACAAGGCCATCGTCTACGCGAACGAGCACGACCTGCCCATCGAGCAGAGCAAGAAGAGCCCGTACTCGATCGACAAGAACGTCTGGGGCCGCGCGGTCGAGACCGGCTTCCTCGAGGACCCGTGGAACGGCCCCATCGAGGACCTCTACGAGTACACGCAGGACCCCGACGTGCTGCGCGACCCCACCGAGGTCACCATCACGTTCGAGGCCGGCGTCCCCGTCGCGATCGACGGCGTGCGCTACTCGCCGCTGCGCATCGTCCAGGAGCTCAACGCCGCCGCGGGCGCGCACGGCATCGGCCGCATCGACGTCGTCGAGGACCGCCTCGTCGGCATCAAGAGCCGCGAGGTCTACGAGGCGCCCGCCGCCATGACCCTCATCGAGGCGCACGAGGAGCTCGAGGCCCTCACGATCGAGCGCGACCTCGGCCGCTACAAGCGCGGCGTGGAGAAGGACTGGGCGAACCTCGTCTACGACGGGCTCTGGTTCTCCGGCCTCAAGCGCTCGCTCGACGCGTTCATCGAGGACTCGCAGCGCCACGTCTCCGGCGACATCCGCATGACGCTCCGCGGCGGACGCGCGGTCGTCACCGGCCGCCGCAGCGACTCGAGCCTGTACGACTTCGACCTCGCCACCTACGACACGGGCGACACGTTCGACCAGTCGCTCTCCAAGGGCTTCATCGAGCTGTGGTCGCTGCCGAGCAAGATCTCGGCGCGCCGCGACCTCGCGGTCGAGCAGGCCGCGCTGGCGGCCGACGACGCCGCGCCCGCCGCGGAGTAG
- a CDS encoding DNA-3-methyladenine glycosylase: protein MIDAAFFARDAVEVAPALLGAILSRDSEEGRVAVRLTEVEAYRGVGEDPGSHAFRGKRARNATMFGPPAHLYAYFTYGMHTCANIVCGPEGMSAGVLLRAGEVIEGADLARSRRGAAVRDRDLARGPARLTVALGIPLSDDGAALDAAPYGLVLPDAPLALPASGPRVGVSGPGGSGELFPWRFWVPGDPTVSPYRAHVARVRR from the coding sequence GTGATCGACGCGGCCTTCTTCGCGCGCGACGCGGTCGAGGTGGCGCCCGCCCTCCTCGGCGCCATCCTGTCGCGCGACTCGGAGGAGGGCCGCGTCGCCGTCCGCCTCACCGAGGTGGAGGCGTACCGCGGGGTGGGCGAGGATCCCGGCTCGCACGCCTTCCGGGGGAAGCGCGCGCGCAACGCGACCATGTTCGGCCCGCCCGCGCATCTCTACGCGTACTTCACGTACGGCATGCACACGTGCGCGAACATCGTCTGCGGCCCCGAGGGGATGAGCGCGGGGGTCCTGCTACGCGCGGGCGAGGTGATCGAGGGCGCCGACCTCGCGCGGAGCCGCCGGGGTGCCGCCGTCCGCGATCGCGACCTGGCGCGCGGCCCCGCGCGCCTCACCGTCGCGCTCGGCATCCCGCTGTCCGACGACGGCGCGGCGCTCGACGCGGCGCCCTACGGTCTCGTCCTGCCGGACGCGCCGCTCGCGCTGCCGGCATCGGGTCCGCGCGTCGGCGTGTCCGGCCCGGGCGGATCCGGCGAGCTCTTCCCCTGGCGGTTCTGGGTGCCCGGCGACCCCACGGTCTCGCCGTATCGCGCGCACGTCGCCCGCGTCCGCCGCTGA
- the tyrS gene encoding tyrosine--tRNA ligase → MPRWYRDRVTNADPERLSAQRNDPSFEDVWEEIVWRGYVHVSTDQDALKELLSGPPIAYYCGFDPTAPSLHLGNLVQLLLMRRLQLAGHRPLGLVGGSTGLIGDPRPTAERTLNSPEVVAEWVGRIRAQVSAFLSSEGDNALRIVNNLEWTAPLSAIDFLREVGKHFRVGTMLKKDAVSARLNSDEGISYTEFSYQILQGLDFRELHRTHGCVLQTGGSDQWGNLTSGTDLIRRSERATAHAIGTPLVTNSDGTKFGKSEGNAVWLDPELTSPYAFYQFWLNTDDADVIHRLRIFTFLDRARIEELARAVESEPFRREAQRALAWEVTTLVHGVAATESAIAAAQALFGQGELSALDEPTLRAALGELPSAEIPVGTTVIQALIDTGLVSSAGEARRAITQGGVYVNNVAVGDAAAVVDDLLHGRFAVIRRGKKTLAGITVAGIPS, encoded by the coding sequence ATGCCGCGCTGGTACCGTGATCGGGTGACGAACGCCGATCCCGAACGCCTCTCCGCCCAGCGCAACGACCCGTCCTTCGAGGACGTGTGGGAGGAGATCGTCTGGCGTGGGTACGTGCACGTCTCCACGGACCAGGACGCGCTGAAGGAGCTGCTGTCCGGTCCGCCCATCGCCTACTACTGCGGCTTCGACCCCACCGCGCCGAGCCTGCACCTCGGCAACCTCGTGCAGCTTCTCCTCATGCGGCGGCTCCAGCTGGCCGGGCACCGGCCGCTCGGCCTGGTGGGCGGGTCGACGGGGCTCATCGGCGACCCGCGACCGACGGCGGAGCGCACGCTCAACAGCCCGGAGGTCGTGGCGGAGTGGGTCGGTCGCATCCGGGCGCAAGTGTCCGCCTTCCTCAGCTCCGAGGGCGACAACGCCCTGCGGATCGTCAACAACCTGGAGTGGACGGCGCCCCTGAGCGCCATCGACTTCCTCCGGGAGGTGGGCAAGCACTTCCGGGTGGGCACCATGCTCAAGAAGGACGCTGTCAGCGCGCGCCTCAACTCCGACGAGGGCATCAGCTACACCGAGTTCAGCTACCAGATCCTGCAAGGCCTCGACTTCCGGGAGCTGCACCGCACGCACGGGTGCGTGCTGCAGACCGGTGGCAGCGACCAGTGGGGCAACCTCACCAGCGGCACCGACCTCATCCGGCGCAGCGAGCGGGCGACGGCGCACGCGATCGGCACGCCCCTCGTCACCAACTCCGACGGCACCAAGTTCGGCAAGAGCGAGGGCAACGCGGTGTGGCTCGACCCCGAGCTCACGAGCCCGTACGCGTTCTACCAGTTCTGGCTCAACACCGACGACGCCGACGTGATCCACCGCCTGCGCATCTTCACGTTCCTCGACCGGGCGCGCATCGAGGAGCTCGCGCGCGCCGTGGAGTCCGAGCCGTTCCGGCGCGAGGCGCAGCGCGCACTCGCGTGGGAGGTGACCACGCTGGTGCACGGCGTCGCGGCGACGGAGTCCGCGATCGCGGCCGCGCAGGCGCTCTTCGGCCAGGGCGAGCTGAGCGCTCTCGATGAGCCCACGCTCCGCGCTGCGCTCGGGGAACTCCCGTCCGCCGAGATCCCCGTCGGCACCACCGTGATCCAGGCCCTGATCGACACGGGTCTGGTCTCGAGCGCGGGGGAGGCCCGACGCGCGATCACCCAGGGCGGGGTGTACGTGAACAACGTCGCGGTGGGCGACGCGGCCGCGGTCGTAGATGATCTCCTGCACGGCCGTTTCGCTGTGATCCGGCGGGGCAAGAAGACCCTCGCCGGTATCACGGTCGCCGGAATCCCGTCCTGA
- a CDS encoding acetylornithine transaminase, translating to MTTTQPERRTTQTESEWSDRFQAAMMRSSPPPLAMLVRGEGCRVWDSTGREYLDFLAGVAVNSLGHAHPALIRAVTEQVSTLTHVSNYFASPPQIALAERLRRITGAGDTGRVYFGNSGAEANEAAFKLARRNGSARRTRVITLQGSFHGRTMGALALTGQPALQAPFLPLPDGVEHIAPTLEALEAAIDDTVQALILEPIQGEAGVVDLPAGFLRRARELTREHGALLILDEIQTGVGRTGRWFAYEHEGVRPDAVTIAKGIAGGVPIGALVAFDEAADLLQKGQHGSTFGGNPLATAAGNAVLAEIEDAGLVENAARRGEEIRAAITGLDSPLIAEVRGRGLLIGVGLRHEDAGRIAAAALAEGLIINAPNARSLRIAPPLIVGDTEVRDFRERFGRALGHLR from the coding sequence ATGACCACGACCCAGCCAGAGCGCCGCACCACCCAGACCGAGAGCGAGTGGTCCGACCGCTTCCAGGCCGCGATGATGCGCTCGTCCCCGCCCCCGCTCGCCATGCTGGTGCGCGGCGAGGGCTGCCGCGTGTGGGACTCGACCGGCCGCGAGTACCTCGACTTCCTCGCCGGCGTCGCCGTCAACTCGCTCGGGCACGCGCACCCGGCGCTCATCCGCGCGGTCACCGAGCAGGTGTCCACGCTCACGCACGTCTCCAACTACTTCGCGAGCCCGCCGCAAATCGCGCTCGCCGAGCGCCTCCGCCGCATCACGGGCGCGGGCGACACCGGCCGCGTGTACTTCGGCAACTCCGGCGCCGAGGCGAACGAGGCCGCGTTCAAGCTCGCGCGCCGCAACGGATCCGCGCGGCGCACGCGCGTGATCACGTTGCAGGGCTCCTTCCACGGCCGCACGATGGGCGCGCTCGCGCTCACCGGGCAGCCCGCGCTGCAGGCGCCGTTCCTCCCACTCCCGGACGGCGTCGAGCACATCGCGCCGACCCTCGAGGCGCTCGAGGCGGCGATCGATGACACCGTGCAGGCGCTCATCCTCGAGCCGATCCAGGGCGAGGCCGGCGTCGTCGACCTGCCGGCGGGCTTCCTCCGCCGCGCCCGCGAGCTCACGCGCGAGCACGGCGCGCTGCTCATCCTCGACGAGATCCAGACCGGCGTCGGTCGCACCGGCCGCTGGTTCGCGTACGAGCACGAGGGCGTCCGGCCCGACGCGGTCACGATCGCCAAGGGCATCGCGGGCGGCGTGCCGATCGGCGCGCTCGTGGCCTTCGACGAGGCGGCCGACCTCCTGCAGAAGGGCCAGCACGGATCCACCTTCGGCGGCAACCCGCTCGCCACCGCCGCGGGGAACGCCGTGCTCGCGGAGATCGAGGACGCCGGGCTCGTCGAGAACGCCGCGCGCCGCGGCGAGGAGATCCGCGCCGCCATCACGGGCCTCGACTCCCCGCTCATCGCCGAGGTGCGCGGCCGGGGCCTCCTCATCGGCGTGGGCCTGCGCCACGAGGACGCCGGGCGTATCGCGGCCGCCGCGCTCGCCGAGGGGCTCATCATCAACGCGCCCAACGCGCGCAGCCTCCGCATCGCGCCGCCGCTCATCGTCGGCGACACCGAGGTGCGCGATTTCCGCGAGCGCTTCGGCCGCGCGCTCGGCCACCTGCGCTGA
- the argJ gene encoding bifunctional glutamate N-acetyltransferase/amino-acid acetyltransferase ArgJ has protein sequence MSVTAARGFVAGGVAAGLKSTGALDVALVRNTGPSQAAAAVFTSNRCQANPILWSRQVIGDGRVSAVVLNSGGANCYTGSRGFQVTHATAEAVGRALDVSSGDVLVCSTGLIGEQLPLEKLEDGVARVSAALSDGGGDDAARAIMTTDTKPKQSASASDAGWTVGGMAKGAGMLAPGLATMLVVITTDADLDAAALDAALREATRVTFDRLDSDGCMSTNDQVTLLASGASGVVPDAEAFQAALTAVCADLAEQLQADAEGASHDIAIEVVRAASDDDAVEVGRAVARSNLFKAAVFGNDPNWGRVLAAVGTTGAAFDPYGIDVAINGVQVCRAGEPHESRDLVDLHPRAVHVLIDLHAGDATATILTNDLTHDYVHENSAYAS, from the coding sequence GTGAGCGTCACCGCCGCACGCGGCTTCGTCGCCGGAGGGGTCGCCGCCGGCCTCAAGTCCACGGGCGCGCTCGACGTCGCCCTCGTCCGCAACACCGGCCCGTCGCAGGCGGCCGCCGCGGTCTTCACCAGCAACCGCTGCCAGGCGAACCCCATCCTCTGGTCGCGCCAGGTCATCGGCGACGGCCGGGTCAGCGCCGTCGTCCTCAACTCGGGCGGGGCCAACTGCTACACCGGATCCCGCGGCTTCCAGGTCACGCACGCCACCGCCGAGGCGGTCGGCCGCGCGCTCGACGTCTCCAGCGGCGACGTGCTCGTCTGCAGCACGGGCCTCATCGGCGAGCAGCTCCCGCTCGAGAAGCTGGAGGACGGGGTCGCCCGCGTCTCCGCGGCGCTGTCCGACGGCGGCGGCGACGACGCGGCGCGCGCCATCATGACCACCGACACGAAGCCGAAGCAGTCGGCCAGCGCATCCGACGCCGGCTGGACCGTGGGCGGCATGGCCAAGGGCGCGGGCATGCTCGCGCCGGGCCTCGCCACCATGCTCGTGGTGATCACGACCGACGCCGACCTCGACGCCGCCGCGCTCGACGCCGCCCTCCGCGAGGCCACGCGCGTCACGTTCGACCGGCTCGACTCGGACGGCTGCATGTCGACCAACGACCAGGTCACGCTCCTCGCGAGCGGCGCGTCCGGCGTCGTGCCCGACGCCGAGGCGTTCCAGGCCGCGCTCACCGCGGTGTGCGCCGACCTCGCCGAGCAGCTGCAGGCCGACGCCGAGGGCGCATCGCACGACATCGCCATCGAGGTCGTGCGCGCGGCGTCCGACGACGACGCCGTCGAGGTGGGCCGCGCCGTCGCGCGCAGCAACCTCTTCAAGGCCGCCGTCTTCGGCAACGACCCCAACTGGGGCCGTGTCCTCGCCGCCGTCGGCACCACGGGCGCCGCGTTCGACCCGTACGGCATTGACGTCGCCATCAACGGCGTCCAGGTGTGCCGCGCGGGCGAGCCGCACGAGAGCCGCGACCTGGTCGACCTCCACCCGCGCGCCGTGCACGTCCTCATCGACCTGCATGCGGGCGACGCGACGGCGACCATCCTCACCAACGACCTCACGCACGACTACGTGCACGAGAACAGCGCGTACGCCAGCTGA